The DNA sequence ACCTGCCGCTGCTGCAGGAGCTCAGCAACGACGCCTCGGTGCCCAAATACGCCACCCACCTGGTGTACCTCACCAAGTCGGACGATGCGCGGCAGGTAGAAAACGGCATCATCCACAGCATCTTCAAGAAGCGCCCTAAGCGGGCCGATGTGTACTACCTCATCCACGTGCACACCACCGACGACCCCTACACCCGCCGCTACCACGTCACGCACGTGCTGCCCAACGAGCTGGTGCGCATTGATTTCTACCTGGGCTTCCGCATCGACCACGCCCTCAACTACATGTTCCGGCAGGTAGTCACGGAGCTGGTACGCAACGGGGAAGTGGACATTACCAGCCGCTACGAAAGCCTGCGCGGCCAGGACGTTACCGGCGACTTCCAGTTCGTGATTCTCAACAAAACCCTGCCCTACGAGTACCTGCTGCGCGGCTGGCAGCGGCTGGCCCTGCGCCTGCACGGCTGGCTGAAGCGCCTGGGTGCTTCCGAAACCGAAAGCTTCGGCCTCGACAACAGCTCCTTCGTCATCGAAAACGTGCCCCTGCACATGCCCGCCCGCCCCGAACTGCAGCTGGAGCGGGACTAGTGGTGTAGAGACGCAATATTTTGCGTCTCGTCGTTGAACGATGCGGAACGGCACGATTGCAAACAACATCAGCAACGATGAGACGCAAAGTATTGCGTCTCTACACCGACTCATTCACCCATTCCACCCCCATGAACGACAACGACGACCAACAGCGCGACCAATCGGCCGAGCGGTTTCTGCGGCTGGTGCAGCAGCGGCGGCGCGGGCGGCTGAAGGTGTACCTGGGGCTGGCCGCCGGCGTGGGCAAAACCTACCGCCTGCTACAGGAGGCCCACGAGCTGCGCGCCCACGGCGTGGATGTGGTGCTGGGCTACGTGGAAACCCACGGCCGCCCCGGCACCGTGGCCCAGCTGCGCGACCTGCCCACCGTGCCGCGCAAGCACATCTTCTACAAGGGCCGCATGCTGGAGGAGCTGGACGTGCAGGGCATTCTGCAGCGCCGGCCCTCGGTGGTGGTGGTGGATGAGCTGGCCCACACCAACGTGCCCGGTTCCGAAAACGAAAAACGCTGGCAGGACGTGGAGCAACTGGTGCGGGCCGGTATTTCGGTGCTCACGGCCGTCAACATTCAGCACCTGGAAAGCCTGCACGACCAGGTACTGCGCATCACCGGCACCGACGTGACGGAACGCGTACCCGACCAGGTACTGAAGCAGGCCGACGAAGTGGTGAACGTGGACCTGACCGTGGGCGAGCTGCGCACCCGCCTGGAGGAAGGCAAGATCTACGATGCGGCCAAGGTGCCCACGGCTTTGCAGAACTTCTTTCAGGCCGAAAACCTGCTGCAGCTGCGCCAGCTGGCCGTGCGCGAAACCGCCAACCTCATCAGCCGCCAGATTGAAACCGACGGCGGCGGGGCCGCACCCGTAGCCCCGGAGCGCCGCAACCAGGACCGCCTGCTGGCCTGCATCAACGCCAACGCCCCCGCCGCCAAGGAAATCATCCGCAAGACCTCGCGCCTCGCCGACCGTCTTTCGGCCGCCTCCTGGGCCGTGCTCTACGTGCAGACGCCCCGCGAATCGGCCGACCGCATCAACCTGGCCACCCAGCGCCACCTGCTCAACAATTTGCAGCTGGCGACTGAGCTGGGCGGCCAGATTCTGCGGGTGAAAGCCCCCAACGTGGTAGCCGAAGTGCTGCGCGTGGCTACGGAAAAGAACGTGTCGCTGCTAATTTGCGGCGTAACCGGCCAGAAAAGCTGGTGGCAGCGCCTGACCCGGCGCGGCGTCACCGAAAAGCTGATTCGCCGCGTGGCCCGCCACCACCCCGACCTGGACATCTTTCTGGTTACGTACTAACGCGTGGCGCCTCTCTTTCCTCCCGACCCAAGCAGCCCCGGGCTGCGCTCTGCCATGAACCTCAAAACGAAAATAACCCTGGCTTTCGTCACCATGCTGCTGCTGCTGCTGGGGGTGAGTGCCTACACGCTGTACTCGCTCAACCGCCTTGACCGCACGGCGCGCAACGTGCTCCAGGACAACCTCTACTCGGTGGAGCTGGGCCAGCAGATGCTACGGGCGCTGGACCAGGTAGAGCGCCAACCCCTGTCCGACACGACGGGCATGCACCAGCTCAACCAGGCATTCGTGCGCGAGGCGGGTAACGTGACGGAACCCGGCGAACAGGCGGTGGTCGACCAGCTCCAGGAGCAGCTGGCGCGGCTGCAGGAATACCAGGGCGCGTGGCTGCACGGCACCGGCGGCGCCCCCGACGTGGCCCCCGACCTCACCCGCCGGATCCGGCAGCTCACCTACCGCATGATTGACCTGAACACCCAGGCCCTCAGCCGCAAAAACGAAGCCGCCAACCGCACCGCCACCCAGCAGCAGCGCTACGTGCTGGCGTTGCTCACCATTGCCCTGCTCACCTCCCTGCTGTTTGTGCTGAGCGTACCCGAAGCGGCCGTGGGAGGCCTGCGCCAGCTCACGGCCAGCATCGACCACGCCGCCAACCAGGACTTCACGGCTTCCATTCCGATTCGGGGCCACGACGAGTTTGCCGCCGTGGGCCGCTCCTTCAACCAGATGCTGGTGCAGCTGCAAACGTACCGCACCTCGACCCTGGCCGAGCTGCTGGCCGAGCGCAACCGCGTGACCAGCATCGTCAACCACCTCGATGAGGGCCTGCTGCTCATCGACCAGAACCGGCGCATTATCGTGGCCAACCCCATTGCCCAGAGCCTGCTGGCCCTGCCCGCCGCCCAGCTGCTGGGCCAGCCCGCCGACGCCGTAGCCCAGGGCAACGATTTGCTGCGGACCCTGCTCCACCACCTCGACGTGCCGGCGGCCCGGCGCCAGCCGGAAGCCCCGCTGCTGACCATTGCCCAGCACGGCGAAGAAGCATATTTCCGCCTGAGCGTCAACGACGTTATTTTCTTCAACGAAGCTCTGGATAAGCAGGAGTTCGTGGGCTGGGTGCTCACGCTGCGCAACGTGTCGGAGTTCAAGAAGCTGGACCAGGCCAAGTCCAACTTTCTGGCCACCGTGTCGCACGAGCTGAAAACGCCCTTATCCAGCATCAATTTCCACCTGAAGCTGCTGGAAAACGGCCGGGTGGGCTCCCTCAATGCCGAGCAGCACGACATTGTGCTCACCCTCAAGCAGGAAAACCAGCGCCTGCTCCGGCTGGTCAGCGAATTGATTGACGTGTCGCGCCTGGAATCGGGCAACATCCAGCTCAACTTCCAGCCCAGCCGGGTAGCCGACATCGTGCAGTTTGCCGCCGATACCATCCAGCTGCAGCTGCGCCCCAAGCAGCTCACCCTGGACCTGGACGTGCCCGCCACGCTGCCGCCCGTGCGCGCCGACATCGAAAAAACCACCTGGGTGCTGCTCAACTTGCTAGCCAACGCCATCCGCTACTCGCCCGAGCACGAGCAGATCCACATCCGGGCCGCCCTCACGGCCGATGGGCAGCAGGTGCGCCTAAGCGTGCAGGACCACGGCCCCGGCATCGCGCCCCAGTACCAGGAAAAAATCTTTCAGCGCTTCGCCCAGATTCCCAACCAGAGCGGCTACGCGGGTGGCTCGGGCCTGGGGCTGAGCATTGCCCGCGAGTTTATCACCAGCCAGGGCGGGCAGCTGGGCGTGAGCAGCGAGCTGGGGACGGGCAGCACCTTTGCCTTCACGCTGCCGGTAGCCCCGCGGGCCGAAGCCTGACCCCGGTAACGCGGCCCGCCGCGCCGCCAGACAAAAAGCCGGCCCGGCTACCCGGATAAGGTAGCCGAGCCGGCTTGGATTGTTGCATAGGGCGTCGGATGCCGGGCTTAGTTCCAGCCGCCGCCCAGGGCGCGGTACACGTTCACCGAGGCATTGAGCTGCTGCATCTTGGTTTCGATCAGGTCAAACTTCGATTCCAGGGCGTCGCGCTGGGTGAAGAGCACCTCGGTGTAGTCGGCGCGGGCCGAGTTGAACAGGCTGGTCGAAATGGTGGCCGACTGATTCAGGGCCTGCACTTCCTGGGTTTTCTGCTCGTAGCTCTTCTCCAGGTTGCTGATGTTGGAGAGCTGGTTAGCCACTTCCAGGTACGCGTTCAGCACCGTCCGCTCGTACTGGTACACGGCCTGGGTCTGGCGGGCGTTGGCGCTGTAGTACACCGCTTTTATCCCGTTTTTGTTGATCAGCGGCGCGGCTACGTCGCCGGCCAACGAGAGCAGCATCGACTCGGGCAGCGTGGTCAGCAGCGTGGGGTTGAAGGCCGCCGCGCCCACCGCGCCAGTGATGCGCAGCGAGGGGTAGAAGTTGGTACGGGCCACCTGCACGTCGAGCTTGGCGGCGGCCAGATTTTGCTCGGCCTGCCGGATATCCGGGCGGTTTTGCAGCAGCTGGGCCGGCACGCCCGCCCGCATGGCCGGCGGCACCAGCTCAGTGAACGAGGCGGCGTTGCGGACAATGGGCTGCGGGTAGCGGCCCACCAGGAAGTTGAGCCGGTTTTCGGTTTCCACGATGCGCTGCTGAATGGTGAACTGCAGGCTCTGGGTGTGGTGCACCTGGGCCTCGAAGCGGCGCACGGCCAGCTCCGTTACCCGCGCCGCCTCCTTTTGCAGGCGCATGGCCTTCAGGGCGTTGCTCTGAATGTCGATGTTCTGGCGGACGATGGCCAGCTGGTTGTCGAGGGCCAGCAGCTCGTAGTACGAGGTGGCAATTTCGGCCACCAGGTTGGTCACCGTGAAGTTCCGGCCTTCCACCGAGGCCAGATAGCGGAGCGCGGCGGCTTTTTTGGCGTTGCGCAGCTTGTGCCAGATATCCACTTCCCAGGTGGCAAAAGCGCCCACCTGAAAGTTGGTCAGCGGGTCGGGGGTACGTTTCTCGGGCTTGATGTCGACGTTTTCCTCCGTGGCCCCGGGCAGCGTGTAGCGCGCGGCCTTTTCGGCGCCGGCCCCCACGCCCAGGCCCACGCTGGGCAGGTACTCGCCGGTGCGGGCGCGCACTTCCTGGCGGGCAATTTCGATTTCCTGGACGGTGATGTTCAGCTCCTGGTTGCGGCGCAGGGCCGTGTCAACCAGGGCCGTGAGGTTGGGGTCGGTGAAAACCTCCTTCCACCGGATCCGGGCCGACGTGGTGCTGTCCTGACTGGTGCCGGTGAAGCTGGCGGGCACGGTGCGGCTCTCGTTTTTCTGCACCAGCTCGGGCGTTTTGCAGGCGCCCACGGCCAGGGCCAGGCAAGCGGCGCTCAGGCTTTGATAAATGCGTTTTTTAAGCATGAGTCTTAACTCCTTCTTCAACTAAAACGTGGGGCTCGAACTCCGACAAGGGGTGTTCGTTTTCATCCCCGATGAGCCGGCGGCCGGCGGCAATGGTGCCAAAAATGTAGTATAGGCCCGGCACGATGATGACGCCGAACACGGTGCCGAACAGCATGCCGCCCAGGGCCGAGGTGCCGATGGTGCGGTTGCCGATGGCCCCCGCTCCCGTGGCCAGCACCAGCGGAATCAGGCCGGCAATGAAGGCGAAGGAGGTCATCAGAATGGGCCGGAAACGCACCTTGGCGCCTTCGATGGCCGCGTCGCGCACCGACATGCCTTCCTCGTGCTTCTGCACCGCGAATTCCACAATCAACACCGCGTTTTTACCCAGCAGGCCCACGAGCATCACCAAACCCACCTGGGCGTAGATGTTGTTGGCCAGCCCCAGGGTTTTGATCAGCAGGAAGGAGCCGAAAATACCGGCGGGCAAGCTCAGAATCACGGCCAGCGGCAGCAGGAAGCTCTCGTACTGGGCGGCCAGCACCAGGTACACGAAGGCCAGCACCACCAGGAAGATGTAGATGGCCTCGTTGCCGCGGCTCACCTCGTCTTTCGACAAGCCGCCCCAGTCGATGTCGTAGCCCCGGGGCAGGGTTTTCTTGGCCACTTCCTGCACGGCCTTGATGGCCTCACCGGAGCTGTAGCCCGGGGCCGCGTCGCCGCGGATGGAGGCCGTGGGGTACATGTTGTAGCGGTTGATTTCGTTGGCGCCCTGGCCCTTCACTATTTTCATGAAGGCCGAAAACGGCACCATCTCGCCCTTGTCATTCTTCACCCACATATCCAGGATGTCCTTGGGTAGGCGGCGGTACTCGGGCGAAGCCTGCACGAACACCTTGAAAAAGCGCTGGTACTTGATGAAGCCCAGCTCGTAGGTCGAGCCCACCATGATGCTCAGCGTGTTCATGGCGTTGCCGATGCTTACGCCCTTCTGCATGGCCAGCTGGTTGTCGATCTGCAGCTCGTACTGCGGATAGTTGGCCGAGAAGAAGGTAAACAAGCCGGCCAGCTCCTTGCGCTTCTTGAGCTCGGCCATGAAGTCCTCGTTGACTTTTTCCAGGGCCTTGTAGTCGCCGGTGGCGGTTTTGTCGAGCAATTGCAGCTGGAAGCCCCCCGCGGCGCCGTAGCCCGGTACTGCCGGCGGCTCGAAGAACTCGATGGTCGCGCCGGGAATTTCCTTGGCCTTTTTCTCCAGGTTCTCCACGATGTCGTGGATAGACTCTTTCCGCTCGTGCCAGGGCTTGAGGTTGATGAGCAGCGTACCGGCATTGGAGCCCCGGCCCTCGGTCAGGACTTCGTAACCGGCCAGCGAGGATATGCTTTCGATACCGGGCACCTTCTCGGCCAGGGCCGAAAGCTGCTGCGACAGGGCGTTGGTGCGCTCCAGCGTCGAGCCGGGCGGGGTCTGGATGATGGCGTAGAGCATGCCCTGGTCCTCGGCCGGAATAAAGCCGGTGGGCAGCGTGGAGGAGATGCCGAAGATGCCCGCCCCGAAGGCCAGCAGAATGGCGAAGGTGAAGATGCGCCGGTCCACCACTTTCTCCAGGAAGTTGGTGTAGCGGCCGGTCAGGCGCTCGAAGCCGCGGTTAAACCAGTCGATGAAGCGGTTGATGGGCGTCTTCTTGCGGGGCTGGCCGTGGTTGTTCTTCAGAATCATGGCGCAGAGCACCGGCGTCAGGGTCAAAGCCACGATGCCGGAAATGACGATGGACGAGGCCATCGTAATCGAGAACTGCCGGTAGAAAATGCCCACCGGACCGCTCATGAAGGCCACCGGCACGAATACGGCCGTCATCAGGACGGTAATGGCAATGATGGCCCCGCTGATTTCGCCCACCACCTCGCGCACCGCCCCGTAGGGCGAAAGGTGCTTTTCCTCCATCTTGGCGTGCACCGCTTCTACCACCACAATGGCGTCGTCGACCACGATGCCGATGGCCAGCACCAGGGCGAAGAGGGTAATCATGTTAATCGTCATCCCGAAGGCCTGCATGGCAATGAAGGCCCCGACCAGCGACACCGGCACGGCAATAATCGGGATGAGCGTGGAGCGCCAGTCGCCCAGGAAGAGGAACACCACCAGG is a window from the Hymenobacter aquaticus genome containing:
- a CDS encoding sensor protein KdpD, with product MRRKVLRLYTDSFTHSTPMNDNDDQQRDQSAERFLRLVQQRRRGRLKVYLGLAAGVGKTYRLLQEAHELRAHGVDVVLGYVETHGRPGTVAQLRDLPTVPRKHIFYKGRMLEELDVQGILQRRPSVVVVDELAHTNVPGSENEKRWQDVEQLVRAGISVLTAVNIQHLESLHDQVLRITGTDVTERVPDQVLKQADEVVNVDLTVGELRTRLEEGKIYDAAKVPTALQNFFQAENLLQLRQLAVRETANLISRQIETDGGGAAPVAPERRNQDRLLACINANAPAAKEIIRKTSRLADRLSAASWAVLYVQTPRESADRINLATQRHLLNNLQLATELGGQILRVKAPNVVAEVLRVATEKNVSLLICGVTGQKSWWQRLTRRGVTEKLIRRVARHHPDLDIFLVTY
- a CDS encoding TolC family protein, whose product is MLKKRIYQSLSAACLALAVGACKTPELVQKNESRTVPASFTGTSQDSTTSARIRWKEVFTDPNLTALVDTALRRNQELNITVQEIEIARQEVRARTGEYLPSVGLGVGAGAEKAARYTLPGATEENVDIKPEKRTPDPLTNFQVGAFATWEVDIWHKLRNAKKAAALRYLASVEGRNFTVTNLVAEIATSYYELLALDNQLAIVRQNIDIQSNALKAMRLQKEAARVTELAVRRFEAQVHHTQSLQFTIQQRIVETENRLNFLVGRYPQPIVRNAASFTELVPPAMRAGVPAQLLQNRPDIRQAEQNLAAAKLDVQVARTNFYPSLRITGAVGAAAFNPTLLTTLPESMLLSLAGDVAAPLINKNGIKAVYYSANARQTQAVYQYERTVLNAYLEVANQLSNISNLEKSYEQKTQEVQALNQSATISTSLFNSARADYTEVLFTQRDALESKFDLIETKMQQLNASVNVYRALGGGWN
- a CDS encoding HAMP domain-containing sensor histidine kinase; translated protein: MNLKTKITLAFVTMLLLLLGVSAYTLYSLNRLDRTARNVLQDNLYSVELGQQMLRALDQVERQPLSDTTGMHQLNQAFVREAGNVTEPGEQAVVDQLQEQLARLQEYQGAWLHGTGGAPDVAPDLTRRIRQLTYRMIDLNTQALSRKNEAANRTATQQQRYVLALLTIALLTSLLFVLSVPEAAVGGLRQLTASIDHAANQDFTASIPIRGHDEFAAVGRSFNQMLVQLQTYRTSTLAELLAERNRVTSIVNHLDEGLLLIDQNRRIIVANPIAQSLLALPAAQLLGQPADAVAQGNDLLRTLLHHLDVPAARRQPEAPLLTIAQHGEEAYFRLSVNDVIFFNEALDKQEFVGWVLTLRNVSEFKKLDQAKSNFLATVSHELKTPLSSINFHLKLLENGRVGSLNAEQHDIVLTLKQENQRLLRLVSELIDVSRLESGNIQLNFQPSRVADIVQFAADTIQLQLRPKQLTLDLDVPATLPPVRADIEKTTWVLLNLLANAIRYSPEHEQIHIRAALTADGQQVRLSVQDHGPGIAPQYQEKIFQRFAQIPNQSGYAGGSGLGLSIAREFITSQGGQLGVSSELGTGSTFAFTLPVAPRAEA
- a CDS encoding efflux RND transporter permease subunit; the encoded protein is MFSRFLRRPVFAIVISVVILFLGILAINTLPTSQFPEISPPMVMVSTAYPGASAKVLTESVLIPLEQAINGVPGMKYMTSDAVSAGEANIQIVFKLGTDPEQAVVNVNTRIAQILNRLPVLVQREGVVVNRVVPNMLMYVNLYSKDKNTDMRYLFNFAGVNMLPEIQRIDGIGRASILGSRQYAMRVWLKPDRMRAYNLSVDDVMEALNDQSVIGSPGRIGRSDGKEASALEYVLTYKGRFNDVEEYKNVIIKANANGETLRLKDVANVELGSEFYDIYSNLDGYPSAAIMLKQTYGSNASEVIKSVKEKLEELKKTMPPGMDYKISYDVSNFLDASTENVIHTLRDAFILVALVVFLFLGDWRSTLIPIIAVPVSLVGAFIAMQAFGMTINMITLFALVLAIGIVVDDAIVVVEAVHAKMEEKHLSPYGAVREVVGEISGAIIAITVLMTAVFVPVAFMSGPVGIFYRQFSITMASSIVISGIVALTLTPVLCAMILKNNHGQPRKKTPINRFIDWFNRGFERLTGRYTNFLEKVVDRRIFTFAILLAFGAGIFGISSTLPTGFIPAEDQGMLYAIIQTPPGSTLERTNALSQQLSALAEKVPGIESISSLAGYEVLTEGRGSNAGTLLINLKPWHERKESIHDIVENLEKKAKEIPGATIEFFEPPAVPGYGAAGGFQLQLLDKTATGDYKALEKVNEDFMAELKKRKELAGLFTFFSANYPQYELQIDNQLAMQKGVSIGNAMNTLSIMVGSTYELGFIKYQRFFKVFVQASPEYRRLPKDILDMWVKNDKGEMVPFSAFMKIVKGQGANEINRYNMYPTASIRGDAAPGYSSGEAIKAVQEVAKKTLPRGYDIDWGGLSKDEVSRGNEAIYIFLVVLAFVYLVLAAQYESFLLPLAVILSLPAGIFGSFLLIKTLGLANNIYAQVGLVMLVGLLGKNAVLIVEFAVQKHEEGMSVRDAAIEGAKVRFRPILMTSFAFIAGLIPLVLATGAGAIGNRTIGTSALGGMLFGTVFGVIIVPGLYYIFGTIAAGRRLIGDENEHPLSEFEPHVLVEEGVKTHA